AGGCCAGCTGCGCCGCTTCGGTGCAGTAGCCTTGCCCCCGGTATTCAGCGAAAAGGCTGTAGCCCAGCTCCCAGCTCTCGCGCTCTTTTATATACCAGTGTATATGCACTTCCCCTACAGGGGTTGCTTCGGGAGTGGCTAGCCTAATCAGGAATTGTCTGTGCCAGTCGCTATGGATTCGTTCCGCCACAGTCTTCCGGACCGCCTCTTTGTCGGTTGGAAGCATATCCTCGAAGGGCCAGAGTGAGGCGTTGCTCTCCAGATCTGTGATGAAATCGATATCGTCCGGGGTGACCGGAGATAGTGTAATTCTTGCGTTCATTTTTGCAAAACCTCCTGCTAGTGTGATTTCGATACGATCTTGCCGTCTTTCATTACCCATCTGACCTGACGCAAGTTGTTAATATCCGCCAGCGGATCTACCCCGACGACAAACAGGTCGGCTCTCTTGCCTGTTTCAATAGTACCCAGCTCATGAGCAAGCTGACAGATCTTAGCACCGGTTGAAGTGGCAGCCACAATAATCTGCATCGGGGAGAGGCCAGCCTGACCTAACAACTGGATCTCCTTCCACGGCATCCCGGCTCTGTACCACGGAGGAGCTTCTTCGATAAAATCATCCCCCAGTCCAACCTCTCCGCCTGCCTGAATAAATCTCCGGACATTATCCAGGCCTTGCTCCAGCAGCGGCGCTCCGAATTTGTCCTGGAACATCTGGAGTACGGTGAGTGTGGGGACGATATGGATGCTCGCGCTCACCATTTGCCGGATCAGTTGATCGTCCAGCCGATCGTAGACCATATGGGCAGCATCGCTGATCCCTGCATTCACCAGCATCTGAAGATTGCGTGCACTTGTAACATGAGCAGACACGTAAGCACCCATGCTTCGGGCCTCCTGGCAGATCGCTTCGAGAATCTCCTGATTCAGCTGGGGCAGTCCGGCAGTGGCGGGATCGTAGCCGTCTTCCAGCGCTGTTTTGATGAAATGTATTCCTTGTCCCAGGACTTCACGGACCTTAAGCCGCGCCTCCTCCGCACTCCCTACCCCGATAGGCTCCTGACCACCGTACCCGCCTGGAGCCGTGAATACTTTGCCGGACGTAAGAATTCTGGGAAAAGCACCGCCCTCCAGCTGCTGCGTGTGAGTGACCACCTCTTCAATCGATGCTGCCGTAGTCATCCCCTCATCGCGGATCGTAGTAATTCCTTCTGCAAGGCACGCGGCCAAATATTCCGTATGATATCCGTGCAGCGGCTCATTCTGTATGTACTTGAAGCTGGTATGGGCATGGGTGTGAATAAACCCCGGCAAAATGACCATACCCTCAAGGTCGATCACTGTTGTGGCGGAGTCATACCCGGTTCTCCCGTTAATGTCATTATGCTGTGCTATGGTGCCGAAGCGGCCATTAACAATCTCAATGCTTACATGATGCAGCGGCGGCTGTCCGGTTCCATCGATTACAGTTCCGTTCGTCAGCAAGATGCGCTCATTTCCCATGATAGAAGCGTCCCCTCAGTTAAGGTAGTTG
This genomic interval from Paenibacillus sp. FSL H8-0332 contains the following:
- a CDS encoding amidohydrolase family protein, whose amino-acid sequence is MGNERILLTNGTVIDGTGQPPLHHVSIEIVNGRFGTIAQHNDINGRTGYDSATTVIDLEGMVILPGFIHTHAHTSFKYIQNEPLHGYHTEYLAACLAEGITTIRDEGMTTAASIEEVVTHTQQLEGGAFPRILTSGKVFTAPGGYGGQEPIGVGSAEEARLKVREVLGQGIHFIKTALEDGYDPATAGLPQLNQEILEAICQEARSMGAYVSAHVTSARNLQMLVNAGISDAAHMVYDRLDDQLIRQMVSASIHIVPTLTVLQMFQDKFGAPLLEQGLDNVRRFIQAGGEVGLGDDFIEEAPPWYRAGMPWKEIQLLGQAGLSPMQIIVAATSTGAKICQLAHELGTIETGKRADLFVVGVDPLADINNLRQVRWVMKDGKIVSKSH
- a CDS encoding GNAT family protein — its product is MNARITLSPVTPDDIDFITDLESNASLWPFEDMLPTDKEAVRKTVAERIHSDWHRQFLIRLATPEATPVGEVHIHWYIKERESWELGYSLFAEYRGQGYCTEAAQLALKLAFEEWKAHRVVAMCNEYNTSSIKVLDRLGMVREGVFQEEIHWNNQWVNQYFYAILDREYLGSNGI